The region CAGGGCGACCAGACCGCCGCTCACAGCCGGGCCTCCGGGCAGGGGTGGTGAAAGGCGGGCGGGGCGGGGCGGGCGAGCCTGAAAACCATCAGGCCCACAGCCTAGTGCATTGGCTCCCGCTGCACTCGCCCTACCTGCCCTGGGGGTGGCGGCACCGTATCCTGCCCGCATGGTCCGCCCGCCCGCCCCCATCCGGAGTGACGCCTTTTCCGCCGCCGCCGAGGCCCTGGCCGCCGCCCGGCAACCGGGGGACGTGATCGCCACCCTGCTCGCGCACGCCCACGCGGCCTTCCAGGTCGCCGCTGCCGCGTGGCTCGCGCCGGGGGCGGGACAAGAGGGAGGCGTCCCCCCGGAGCCTGCCGCCCAGGTGGGGGCCTGGGCGGCCCTGCCGGATGCCGCGACCCTGCGGGGGGCATGGGGGCGGCACGGGCCGGTCTTGCCGGAGGGCGGGGGCGTCGCCCTCTTTCCCCTCCAGACGGGCGAGGCGGCCCCGCTGGGCCTGCTGGGGCTGGCGTGGCCGCAGGCACCTGACGAGGCCGAGGCGCGGTTCGCGCGGCTGCTGGCGGGGCAGGCGGCGCTGCACCTCGGGCGGCTGGCGTGGGAGGGCAGCCCGGACCTGGCCGGGGCACTGGACCCTCTCGGGGGGCTGGCGCGGGCGGCCCTGCGGATCGCGCGGGCGCCGGGGCTTCAGGCGGCGCTGGAGGTCATCACCGAGGAGGCCCGCACGCTGGTGGGGGCGCACCAGTCGGTCGTGAGTCTCACCGTGAGCGAGGACTGGGCGCAGGCGATCACGGCCGTGTCCCTCAGCGACAAGTACGCGGCGTGGCGCGAGTACGCCGTGCCTCCCAGCGGCAGCGGCATCTACGCGCTGGTGTGCCGCATGAACGAGCCCCTGCGGCTGACCCAGGCCGAGCTGGAGGCGCACCCGGCCTGGCGCGGGTTCGGGGCGCACGCCGCCGAGCACCCCCCCATGCGCGGCTGGCTGGCGGTGCCGCTGGTGGGGCGGGGCGGGCGCAACATCGGCCTGATTCAGCTGAGCGACCGCGTGGAGGGCGACTTCACCGCGCGGGACGAGCACATCCTGGTGCAACTCGCGCAGTTCGCCGCCGTGACGGTCGAGCATGCCCGATCGATCGAACTCGCCCAGGCCGAGCTGGAACGGCGCCAGCAGGCCGAGGCCCGGCTGCGCGTCCTCAACATGGAACTCGAGGGCCGGATCGGGGCCGCCACCCACGAACTGGAAACCCGCGCGGCGGCGCTCGACGCCTTCGTGGCCTTTAGCGAGGCGGTGGGCACCCAGACGGACGTGGCGGCGCTGGCGGGGCAGGCCATCCGGGTCATGCGGACCACGCTGGGGCACGTCAGCGTGGGGTACTACGAGCCGGAAGGCGGGCTGTGGCGGGCGCGGGTGTGGTCGGACGACATGACCCCCGAGATCGTCGCGCAGATCCGGGCGGGCATCCCGGCAGACGCGCCTGACCTGGCCCGCGCGGTAGCCTCCAGCGAGCCGGTCTTCGTGGATGGCTGGGACGCCGAGGCGAACGCGCTCTCGACCACCACGAGCTACGGGGCGGGGGCCTTCGTGCCTGTCGTGATCGGGGGCGAGGTCTGCTCGCTGCTCGCGGTGGGTACCCGCGCCGCGCGGCGCTGGACCGAGCACGAGCGCACCGTGATGCGGGCGGTGGGCCGCAGCTTTCAGCTCGCGCTGGAACGGTCCGAGGCCACCGCGCTGCTGGAGCGCCAGAACGGTGAACTCGCGGCCCGGACCCGCGCCCTGGAGGGCTTCGCGCACCTCACGGGCGACCTCGCCGCGCAGGGCGATCCCCGCGTCTTCGTGCGGCGGGCGCAAGAGGTGATCCTCTCGCTGCTGCCGCCCGGCTACGCCCTGTACTACGAGCGCGAGGAGGGGCGCTGGCGCAACCGGGTGCAGGTCGGGGACGTGGGCAATGCCGACCTCCAAGCCTTTATCGACGCCGGGCCCCAGGTGGGCGTCACTCCCAGCGTGGACGTGCCCTGGGAGACCCGGCAGCCCTACTACCAGGACGCCTACGCGCGGGGCAGCGACACCCCCGAGGACATGGTGCAGCACGTGAGTACCGTCGCCTCGCTGCCCGTGCTGCGCCGGGGCGAGGTGGTCGGGGTGCTTATCGCCGTGATCTTCGAGGGCCGGGCCTGGAACGCCACCGACCGCACCGTGCTGGAGACGGTGGTGAGCAGCCTGGGCCTCGCGCTGGAGCGGGCCGAGAGTGTCGCCCTGCTGGCCGAGCGCACCACCGAACTGGAACAGACCAACGCCGAACTTGAGCGCAGCAACGCCGAACTCGAACAGTTCGCCTACGTCGCCTCGCACGACCTGCAAGCGCCCATCCGCGCGATGACCAGCTTTGCTGGGCTGACCCAGCGCCGCTACGGTGACGTACTCGACGACCGGGGCCGGATGTACCTCCAGCAGATCGCGGAAAGCGGCGAGCACATGAAGCGCCTCGTGGATGACCTGCTGACCTTTTCGCGGGTTCACACGGCCCAGCGCGAGCCGGAGGTGGTCGACAGCGGCGCCGTCTTCGACGCGGTGCGCCGCCGCCTGGAGCGGGGAGCCGACCTCGCGGGCGCCCGCCTGACCCGTGGCCCCTTGCCCCTCGTCCTGGCCGACCCGCAGCAGCTCGACCAGCTCCTGCAAAACCTGATCTCCAATGGGCTGAAGTACCGCCGGGAGGGGGTGACGCCGGAAGTCCATGTCTGGGCCGAGCGCGACGGCGAGATGGAGCGCTTCGCGGTGCGCGACAACGGCATCGGGATCGAAGGGCAGTATTTCGGGCGCATCTTCGAGATCTTCCAGCGCCTGCACGGCCGCGAGCAGTACGAGGGGACCGGCATCGGCCTCGCCGTGTGCAAGAAGATCGTCGAGCGCCACGGCGGCCAGATCTGGGTCGAGAGCGAGGTCGGGCAGGGCACCACCTTCTTCTTCACCCTGCCGGACGGGTCGGCTCCACCTTTCGCCGGATGACCCGCCCCGCCCGGCGGCTAGGCTGAGGCCATGCCCAGGCGAATCCTGCCCACGGCCTTCCTCGTGGGGGCCATGTCCCTGTCTCCCGTCCTCGCGCAACCTGCCCCGGCTTCATCCGCCGCCGCCCCGTCCGCCGAGCAGTCGGCACAGCTCGTCGAGCGCTTGCTGCGCAGCATGACCGGACCGAACGGGGACACCCAGGTCACCTACGGGGCGGTGCCCGGCACGTTGCCGCTGCGCCTCGCGCCGCCGCTGGAGGTTCTCGCCAGCGTCCGCACGGGCCAGAGTGGGGGCGGCTACGTCTACTGGCGCATTCTGGCCGGGAGCGCTCTGCCCGCCGAGGAAACCCGCGCAGCCCTGCAAAAGAGCCTGGAGGCGAGCGGCTGGAAGCCCCAGCCCTTCTACGGCCCGCCTATCGGCTTCGCCACCCAGCAGACGGCCCGCAATCAGGGCTTCTACCGCGAGGGGGGCACCAACTTCGTCCTGAATGCCAACCTCGTCGAGCGGGGGGGCCGCACCGAGATCGAACTGGGCGTCAACGTGGTGTCCGCGCAGGCCATCGCCAACCTGAAAAAAGCGCCCACCTACCGCCCGCAGTCCAGCCTGCCGCTGTTGAGGGCGTTTCCCGGCGCCACGGTGAAGGGCGGGTACACGCCCACTTTCCCCAACGGCTCCATCAGCTCGGCCCACGTGCAGACCCCCCGTCCGGCGGGCGAGGTCTTCAACTTTTACTCGGCGCAGCTCAAGGCCGCCGGGTGGAAGGCCCGCACCGACACCACCGACGGCCCCCTGCGGGTGGTGACCTACAGCCTGCGCGACCTCAACGGGCGCGAGGCGCTGGGCACCCTGGGCCTCCGCCCCTGGGAGAAGGAGGGGGGCGGCTACGTGCTGACCGTTAGCGTGCAGGGGTTCAAGCCCTGAGCGGGTGTGGGGGCGGCAGGGCGCCGAGTGCCGCCCTATACTGCCCCCACCGTGCAACCTGCCCCCCCGCTCGCCGGGCCGACCCCGGCCCTGCCCCCGCCCGCCTTTCTGGACGTGTCCGGCGTCCGCACCCGCCACGTTCAGGCCGGCAGCGGCCCGCCGGTCGTCTTGCTGCACGGCATCGGCCGCAGCCTGGAAGACTGGTCGGAGACGGTGGGGCCGCTCGCCGCGCGGCATGCGGTCTACGCCCCCGACCTGATCGGCTTCGGCCTGACCGACAAGCCCGACGTGCCCTACACGCTGGCGGGGCTGGCGCGGTTCGTGCGGCATTACCTGGATGCGGTGGGGGAGACCCGGCCCGTCACGTTGGTCGGCAACTCGCTGGGTGGGGCGGTCGCCGCACAGTTCGCGCTGCTGTTTCCCGAGCGGACGCGGGCGCTGGTCCTCGTGAACAGCGCGGGCTTCGGCCAGAGCGTGACCCTGGCCCTGCGGCTGGCGACCGTGCCCCGGCTGGGCGAGGTGCTGCTGCGGCCTTCGCCGCGTTCGGCGCGGCGCACGGTGGCGAGCTTGTTCCACGACCCCCGGCACGTCACCCCCGAGCGGGTGCGCTGGGCCGAGCACTTGGGGCGGCAACCCGGCGCGGCGCGGGCCTTCCTGCGGGTGGCGCGGCACCTGGGCACGTGGCGGGGCATCCACCCGCAGTGGCGGCGCACCCTGGCCGGGGACCTCGCGGGGCGGAAGCTTCCCACCCTGATCGTGTGGGGCGAGCGCGACCTTATCTTGCCCGCCGCGCATCTGGAGGAGGCCCGGCGCCTGTACCCCCACGCCCGCACCCACCTCTTTCCCGAGACCGGCCATGTCCCGCAGATCGAGCGGGCGGCCGACTTTCACCGCCTCGTGCTGGAGTTTCTGGAGGAACAGGCATGACTCAAGCTGTCACGCACACCCAAATCGCCATCATCGGCACCGGCTTCGCGGGGCTGGGGATGGGCCTCCGGCTCAAGGAACGCGGCGCCCAGGATTTCCTGCTGTTCGAGCGGGCGCAGGAGGTCGGCGGCACCTGGCGCGACAACACCTACCCCGGCTGCGCCTGCGACGTGAAGAGCGACCTCTACTCCTTTTCCTTCGCGCCCAACCCCGACTGGAGCCACCGCTACGCCCGCCAGCCCGAGATTCTGGCCTACCTGCGGCAGACGGCCGACCGCTTCGGCATGCGCCCCCACATCCGCTTCGGGCACGAGGTCGAGCGGGCCGAGTGGGACGACGGGGAAGGGCTGTGGCGCATTCGCACCAGCGGCGGCGAATACACCGCGCGGGTGCTGATCTCCGGGCATGGCCCGCTGATTGACCCCAAATGGCCTGATATCCCCGGCCTGGAGAGCTTCACCGGGCCGCGCTTCCATTCCGCCCGCTGGGACCATTCGGTGGACCTGAGCGGGAAGCGGGTCGCGGTGGTCGGCACCGGGGCCTCCGCGATCCAGTTCATTCCCGAGGTGCAGAAGGTGGCGGGGCAGCTCACCGTCTTCCAGCGCACGCCCCCCTGGGTGATGCCCCGGATGGACCATGAGACCAGCGAGCGGCGCCGCGAACTCTTCCGGCGCGTGCCCGCGCTGCAACGGGCCTCGCGCGGCTGGATTTTCGGCATGGCCGAGGCCCGCTTCCTGACCTTCACGAACGAGCGGGCCGGGCGGCTGGCCGAGGGGCTGGCCCTGAAGCACCTCGAAGCGCAGGTCGCGGACCCCGAGTTGCGGGCCAAGCTGACCCCCGACTACCGCCTGGGCTGCAAGCGCATCCTGATCAGCGACGACTATTACCCGGCAATTCAGCAGCCCAACGTCGAACTCGTCACCGAGCCCATTCGCGAGGTCCGGGGCACGGAGGTTGTCACGGCGGACGGCGCGGCCCGGCCCTTCGACGTGCTGATCGCCGGGACCGGCTTCAACGCGACCCAGCCGCCGATGGCCCGCCTGATTCACGGGCGGAGGGGCGTGTCGCTGGCCGACACCTGGAGCGACCACCTGGAGGCGCTGCGGGGGACCACGGTGGCGGGTTTTCCGAACCTCTTCCTGCTGGTCGGGCCGAACACGGCGCTGGGGCACAACTCCATCGTGTACATCATCGAATCGCAGATCGCCTACGTGTTGCAGGCGCTGGACTACCTCGACCGTCATGACCTCGGGGCGCTGGAGGCCCGCCCGGAGGCGCAGGCCGCCTACAGCGACGCCCTCCAGGCCGAGCTGCGCGAGTCGGTGTGGGTGCAGGGCGGCTGCACGAGCTATTACCTCGATGCGGCGGGCCGCAACAGCACCCTGTGGCCCCGGCGGGCGGCGGCTTTCCGGCGGGCGCTGCGGCGCTTCGATCCCGGCGAGTACGCGGTACGCCTGAGTCCGATCCGCCCCACGCCCTTGACCCGGCGCGAGGGCGCGGCGTGACCCCCTACGTCTTCGCGGGCGGGGTCGCCGTCCTCACCGGCGCGGCGGGCGGCATCGGGCAGGCGCTCGCGCACGGGCTGGCGGCGCGGGGCAGCCACCTCGCCCTGATCGACCGCGACGGGCCGGGGCTGGAGCGGGTCGCGGCGGCCATCCGCGCCCAGCACCCGGCCCTGCGGGTCACGGCCCACCCCTTCGACCTCGCCCACACGGGGGGCATCCCCGCCCTGGCGGACGAGGTGCTGCGGGCGCATGGCCGGGTCACCCTGCTCGTCAACAACGCGGGCGTGGCGCTGGGCGGCACCTTCGAACAGGTCACGCCGGAGCAGTTCGACCAGGTCCTGGCGATCAACTTCGGGGCGACCGTGGCCCTGTGCCGGGCCATGCTGCCCGCGCTGCGTTCGTCGCTGGGGGGGCAAATCGTGAACCTGTCGAGCCTGTACGGGATCATCGGCCCGCCGGGGCAGGCGGCCTACAGCGCGAGCAAGTTCGCAGTGCGCGGCTTTTCGGAGGCGCTGCGCCACGAACTCGCCGGGCAGGGCATCGGCGTGACGGTCGTGCATCCCGGCGGCGTCCGCACGGGAATCGCCCGCCACGCCGAGGTCGCTCCCGGTGCCAGCCCCGCCGAGACCGAAGCCGGGCGCCGCGCCCAGGAACGGCTGCTGCGGATGCCCCCCGAGCAGGCCGCCGAGACCATCCTGCGGGCGACGGGGCGCCGCGCCCCCCGCGTCCTGGTGGGCAACGACGCCCGCGCGGTGGATCTGCTCGCGCGGCTGCGGCCGGGGGACTACTGGGGGGTGCTGGGGCGGCTCTTTCGGGGGTAAGTTCGGTCAGGCTTGCAGGGCCGTCCCCTCCGGCACGCAACGCCTCAGGGCGGCGAGCACCTCGGGGTCGAAATGGCGGCCCGACTGCGCGGTGAGTTCGTCCCACACGGCGCCCGAGGTCCACGCGTCCTTGTAGGCACGGGGGGAACTCAGGGCGTCGTACACGTCACAGGCGGCCAGGATGCGAGCGAGCAGCGGCACGGCGTCCCCGGCGAGGCCGCCAGGGTACCCGCTGCCGTCGAGCCGCTCGTGGTGGTGGCGCACCGCCTGCCAGACCGTGAAGGGCAGGCCGGGCACCAGCCGCGAGAGCCCGGCGCTGTAGACCGGGTGGCGCTGCATCTGCCGCCACTCGTGCGGGTCGAGCGCTCCGACCTTGCGCCGCACCCGCCCGGAAATCAACAGCTTGCCGCTGTCGTGCAGCAGCCCGGCGAGGTACGCCTCGCGCACCCGCGCGGGGGCCAGTCCCAGGTCGTGGGCCACCGCGCCCGCCAGGCACGCCACCCGCCCCGAGTGCGCGGTGGGGGGCCAGCCGATGGCCCGCTCCACCACCCCCTGATAGGCGCGGCACCGCCAGTCGGGCCGCTCCAGCGGTGGGCGGGGCGGGGCGGTGGGGTGAGGGCGTGGCGTGGACAGGGAAGCGGTCGGACACAGCGGCATGGTGGGGCGAACCTTTCGAGTGGGGCGGCGGGTCAGCGGGGCGTGGGCAGCAGGAGGCCCCCTCCCACGGTCCCCGGTCGGGGGGCGGGAGGGGGCCTGCCGGGGTCAGAGGGGGCTGAAGACGAACTTGTCGCAGCTTCCGCCGCGCAGCACGCTCTCGGTGTGTTCGCCCAGGTAGGTCTGGCCGGTGATGGCCTCCAGGGCGCCCCAGACCGCGCCCAGGGTGAAGGTGCACTTGCGGTCACTGCCCATCGGCTCGCCCGCCGAGCAGGCCGTGTCCTGGGTCTCGATCACGATGTCCTCGCCCTGCCGGTAGGACCGGGTGACGGCGGCGAGGCAGGTGCCGTTCTTGCCGATGGCGGCGTCCAGCAGGGGCGCGATTTCCTCGACCGGCACGTTGCTGCCCGCCACGCCGAGGTCGGTGGCGAGGTCGCGCCCGCGCACCTTGCCCGCGCGGGTAAAGACCACGGCGGCGCCGTCCTCGCCGAGGGTGTCCTCGACGCCGACGATCACGGCCTTGAAGCAGACGATGGAGTTGAAGTCCCCGACGATGGGGCGCAGCGGTTGGGTGGCAGTGGCAGTCATGAATCTTCTCCTGGCAGGGCTGGGATAGAGGGCGGCGAGCAGGTGCCCAGGGGGGGGGTGGGGCGGGGGTTTACAGGATGCTGGCGACGTCCTGGGCAGTGTCGCGGGCTTCCATGTGCAGCAGCCCGAGGTTCATGCCGGGGGGCGTCACGACGGCCAGCACGCCCTTGGTGCCCGCCGCGTAGATGTAGACCTGCCCGGTCGCGCCGCTCACGCTCATGTCGGTGAGCTGGCCCGAGCCCAGGGTGTCGTTGATGCGCTTGCCCAGGCCCAGCGCGGTCGCGGCCATCGCGGCCACGCGGTTGGCGTCGGTGCCGTCGCTCATCGCCTGCGCGATGGGCAGGCCGTCCACGGTGGCGATCAATGCGCCGCGCAGCTCGGGCATGGAGGTGCGGAGGTTGGTCAGGGAAGCGTTGAGGCGGTCTTGCTTGCTGAGAATCGCGGTCATGGGAGTCTCCTGGGGAACTTCAGCCGCGCAGGGGCTGAGGTGAGAGGGTGGATTCGAGGAGGCGGGCGAGCACGTCACGCGCCTGAACGGGATCGGTGGCGTTGAGCCCCACGACCTGCCCTTCCGGCAGCCCGAAATACAGCGCCACGTCGGCGGGGTCCCACACGCGGGCCTGGTCCTGGCGGGTCACCCCGACCAGAAAAGGCACCGGGATGCGGCTGGTGATGAACTCGAGAATGCTCCGGGCGTGCGCGAAGTCCTGCGGGCGGTCCCCGGCGACGAGGAGCACGAGGCCCAGAGCGCCCTCGCACAGCACCTCCCACATGAAGCTGAAGCGGTCCTGGCCGGGGGTGCCGTAGAGGTGCAGGTCATGCCCGCCGAGGTGCAGGGTGCCGAAGTCGAAGGCGACGGTGGTGTTCGTCTTGCCGATGTCCTCGCTGGCCTCGGCCTCGGTGGCGATCACCGGGGTCTGCGAGAGCGTCTGCACGAAGGTGGTCTTGCCCGCCCCGACCGGGCCGGACACGACCAGCTTGAGGGGCGCCTGGGCAGCGGCGGTCATGCCCGCACCCCCCCTCCGCCCAGACGGCGCAGGGCGCCCAGCAGCCGCTGCACCAGGGGTGCGGAGACGGCGGTGACGGGCGCGGTGTCCACGGCGGTGACGGGTCCCGGCGCAGCCGCCGCCCGCAGCGGCGCGACGAGGTTGGCCGCCCGCAGGCGGTAGAGTGCTGCCCGCAGGTCCTGCTCACTCCAGCCCACCTGCCGGGTGAGGTCGGCGGCGCTCGCACCCCTCTCCAGCACGGGGCGCAGCACGGCCCACGTTCCGGCCAGCGGTGCGGGTACGGATAACGTGCCGGGCACCGCCACGAAGCGGGTCTCGGGGTGCGGCAGGTGCTCGGTCGGGGCAGTAACTTCGGTGTTCAGCACGCTGCCCAGCGGCAGTTCGTAGAACAGCAGGGCTCCGGCAGCGTGCTCGCGGCGCTGGAACTCGAAAGCGCCCCGGCCCTGGGCCGCGAGCTCGAGCAGGACGCCCCTCGCCCGCCCAGCCTCCATCACCGGGAAGCCGTCGAGGTACAGGGCGCGGAGCTGCCCGCGCGTGACCGTGAGTTCCAGGGTGCGGCCTTGATAGGCCTCGTGAAAGTAGAGCGTGCCCGTCTGAACGGCGAGCACCTTGAGCAGGTCGGGCAGCGCGTGGTCTTGCAGGTCGCCGAACAGGGCCATATCAACTCCTTTCTGCATCGGTCGGGACGGGAAGGGGAGAGCCAGCCGTGACAGGCTGGGCTGCTGGACATGCAAACAGGGTTTTAAGACCTGCGCCATCACACGTCTGTCACACTTGATGAGGTACTGATGAGTCTCATAATTCCCGCTAGCAACTCATTGGGCTCAAGCCGCTGGTTCCAACGGTTCAACGTGGAACTTTCTTGTCTAACACGGAACTCAGTCTTCTCATTAGGTGAGTTTTGCATGAGAGTACGCCTGTTGGGCTGTCCAATCGCCAGCGTGAACCATTGCCTGACCTTTCTTCCGTTAGGCTGCCCGAGCGATGTCGCCTGACCCCTCCACTGACCTCTTGCAACGAATCCAGGCCCTCGAAGCCGAGCGTCAGGCCTGGCAGCAGGCCCTGACGCTGTTCAGTGAGGCGCCCGTGCCCTACCTGCTGCTGAACTCGCAGGGCCGGGTGCAGGAGGCCAATGCGGCGGCCTGCACCCATCTCGGACACGGGGCTGAGGCGCTGCGGGGACGGCGGTTCACACGGTTCCTGACGCCGGGGTCACAGGGGACGTTCGAGTGGCTGCTGGGGCAGGCGGGCGGCACGGTGCCGCAGGTCCGGGCCGAGGGACAACTGCTGCACGCGGACGGCACCATGCTCGACGTGCTGCTCGACCTCGCCGCCCCGGCACCAGGCGCGGCGCCGGGACTGCTGCGCCTGATCGTCACCGACATCACGCCCTACAAGCAGGCGCACCGAGACCTGCTCGACATGACCGCCAGCCAGGACGCCCGGCTTCAGGCTGGGGCCACGCACTTCCGGGCCGCCCAGCAGGAACTGGAGGGCGTGGTCACGGTGGTCGTGCAGCAGCTTCAACTGCCGGTCGCGCGGGCGATGAATTACCTGGCGCTGACCCGCCGCGCCCTGGGAGACCCCGCTCCCGAGGAAGTGGCGCGGCCGCTGCTCCAGAGCGAGCGGGCCGTGCAGCAGATCATCGCGCTGCTCGCCTCGGTCGACCGTTACCTCCAGATGCGCCGGATGCGGCTGGGCCTGCGCCGGGTGGACCTGGAGCGGGTGCTGCGCGAGGTGCTCAAGCACGCCCAGCCGGTCATGGAGGGCCGCCATGTCCACGTCACCCACGATCCCCTGCCCACCGTGCTGGGAGACAGCCAGGCCCTCTTCGTGATGTTCGACGAGTACGTCGCCAACGCCCTGAAATACACCAAGGGCCGCGAGATCGCCCGCGTCCACGTGCGGGTGCGCGAGACGGAGACGGAGTACCACATCGGGGTGGAGGACAACGGGACAGGTTTCAACATGCGCCACAAAGACCGCCTCTTTCACCTGTTTGGCCGCCTGCACCCTTCGCGGTCCTACGAGGGCACCGGGGTCGGGCTGGTCACCGTGCGGCGGCTGTGCGGGCGTTTCGGCGGGCGCGTCTGGGCCGAGGGCAAACCGGACCAGGGGGCAACTTTCTGGTTCGCTTGGCCCAAGCTGCCCGTCATCTTGGAGTGAGTGGGGCGCGGTGCTCCGGGGCCGGGGCAGTGGTCGGCGCCTCGCCCGGCTCCCCAGTGCTGAGCTCCACGGCACTGCCCCAGCGGGCCATCGCCGCGATGATCTCCCCCAGTCCTTCACCGCGCGGGGTCAGGGCGTAGTCCACGCGGGGCGGTACCTCGGCATACACGGTGCGGGTCAGGACTCCCTGCTCCTCCAGGTCGCGCAGCCGGGCCGTCAGCGTCTTGGGCGAGATGCGTTCCAGGGCGCGGCGCAACTCGCTGAATCGCCGTGTTCCCCCCAGCAGCTCGCGCACGATCAGGGTGGTCCAGCGCCCCCCCAGCACGTCCATCGTGCGCTCGACCCCACACTCGGGGCGCCGGACTGCCGCATTGCCGTATTTCATGGTTCCTCCTGGGCCTACTGCTTTCTCATAGGATACTGGGTTTCACCTTCCCGCCTCTCTTTCCGGCGGCGCGGGGTGCCCTCTACCGTGGGGACATGACGGCTGGACTTTCGGGTGGGACGCGGCCAGGCATGACGCTGGCCCTGCTGGGGGGGACGGGACGCACGGGCCGCCTGCTGATTGACCGGGCGCTCGCCCAGGGGTACGCGCTGCGGGTGTTGGCCCGCGATCCCGAGCGGCTGCACCGCCGGGACGCCGCCCTGACCCCGGTGACCGGCGACGCCCGCCATGCCGACGACGTGTTCCGGCTGCTTGAAGGAGCGGACGCAGTGCTCAGCACCCTCGGCCCGGTGCGCGGCGACGGGGCGGGCGTGATGGGACAGGCCGCGCACCACCTCGTCGCGGTGATGCCGGGCCTGGGCCTCTCGCGCCTGATCACGCTGACGGGCGCGGGGGTGCGCCAGCCCGGCGACCACCCCAAGCTCAGCGACCGCCTGATTCGCCGGGCGCTGGCGACCCTGCAACCCGACGTGCTGCGCGACTCGGAAGCGCACGTGGCGACCATCACCGCCAGCCCGCTGGACTGGACGGTCGTGCGGGTGCCCCGGCTGGGCGACGGGCCGATGCAGCCGCTGAAGGTGGGCATGGTGGGGGACATTGGCACTTTCGTCTCGCGGGCCAGCACGGCCGACTTCATGCTGCGCGAGCTGGAGGAGGGCCGCTGGGTGCGCCAGGCCCCGGCGGTGAGCCACTGATGGGGGGTCCCGAGCTTCCGCCCCTGCCCGGCCCCGGCGGCTGGCCCGGCCCGGTCTTCGTGATGGGCGCGACGGGCCGGGTGGGCGGCGAGATCGTGCGGCACCTCGCGCCCACCGGGGCCGAACTCTGGGCCGCCGTCCGGGACACCGAGCAGGCGACCCTGCCTCCCGGCGTGCGGCCGGTGCGTTTTGATGTGGCCGATCTGGAAACCTACCCGGCACTGCGCGGGGCGGCCGTTCTCTTCGCGATGTGGCCCCCTGGCACCGGGGTGGCCGACCTGGGGCGGGTCTTTGCGGCGGCGCGGGAGGCGGGCGTGCGCCGGGTGGTTTTCCTGTCGATCCTGGGAGCCGAGCGCCTGTCCATCCTGCCCCACCGCCAGATTGAACGGGAACTGGAGGCGTCGGGTCTGGACGCGGTGCTGCTGCGCTCGGGATACTTCATGCAGAACCTGACGGGCATCCATGCGCCGGAGGTGCGCCGGGGTGAGCTGTTCATCCCCTCGGGCCAGGGCCGCACCAGCGTGGTGGACGT is a window of Deinococcus terrestris DNA encoding:
- a CDS encoding GAF domain-containing sensor histidine kinase — its product is MVRPPAPIRSDAFSAAAEALAAARQPGDVIATLLAHAHAAFQVAAAAWLAPGAGQEGGVPPEPAAQVGAWAALPDAATLRGAWGRHGPVLPEGGGVALFPLQTGEAAPLGLLGLAWPQAPDEAEARFARLLAGQAALHLGRLAWEGSPDLAGALDPLGGLARAALRIARAPGLQAALEVITEEARTLVGAHQSVVSLTVSEDWAQAITAVSLSDKYAAWREYAVPPSGSGIYALVCRMNEPLRLTQAELEAHPAWRGFGAHAAEHPPMRGWLAVPLVGRGGRNIGLIQLSDRVEGDFTARDEHILVQLAQFAAVTVEHARSIELAQAELERRQQAEARLRVLNMELEGRIGAATHELETRAAALDAFVAFSEAVGTQTDVAALAGQAIRVMRTTLGHVSVGYYEPEGGLWRARVWSDDMTPEIVAQIRAGIPADAPDLARAVASSEPVFVDGWDAEANALSTTTSYGAGAFVPVVIGGEVCSLLAVGTRAARRWTEHERTVMRAVGRSFQLALERSEATALLERQNGELAARTRALEGFAHLTGDLAAQGDPRVFVRRAQEVILSLLPPGYALYYEREEGRWRNRVQVGDVGNADLQAFIDAGPQVGVTPSVDVPWETRQPYYQDAYARGSDTPEDMVQHVSTVASLPVLRRGEVVGVLIAVIFEGRAWNATDRTVLETVVSSLGLALERAESVALLAERTTELEQTNAELERSNAELEQFAYVASHDLQAPIRAMTSFAGLTQRRYGDVLDDRGRMYLQQIAESGEHMKRLVDDLLTFSRVHTAQREPEVVDSGAVFDAVRRRLERGADLAGARLTRGPLPLVLADPQQLDQLLQNLISNGLKYRREGVTPEVHVWAERDGEMERFAVRDNGIGIEGQYFGRIFEIFQRLHGREQYEGTGIGLAVCKKIVERHGGQIWVESEVGQGTTFFFTLPDGSAPPFAG
- a CDS encoding alpha/beta fold hydrolase, giving the protein MQPAPPLAGPTPALPPPAFLDVSGVRTRHVQAGSGPPVVLLHGIGRSLEDWSETVGPLAARHAVYAPDLIGFGLTDKPDVPYTLAGLARFVRHYLDAVGETRPVTLVGNSLGGAVAAQFALLFPERTRALVLVNSAGFGQSVTLALRLATVPRLGEVLLRPSPRSARRTVASLFHDPRHVTPERVRWAEHLGRQPGAARAFLRVARHLGTWRGIHPQWRRTLAGDLAGRKLPTLIVWGERDLILPAAHLEEARRLYPHARTHLFPETGHVPQIERAADFHRLVLEFLEEQA
- a CDS encoding flavin-containing monooxygenase, producing the protein MTQAVTHTQIAIIGTGFAGLGMGLRLKERGAQDFLLFERAQEVGGTWRDNTYPGCACDVKSDLYSFSFAPNPDWSHRYARQPEILAYLRQTADRFGMRPHIRFGHEVERAEWDDGEGLWRIRTSGGEYTARVLISGHGPLIDPKWPDIPGLESFTGPRFHSARWDHSVDLSGKRVAVVGTGASAIQFIPEVQKVAGQLTVFQRTPPWVMPRMDHETSERRRELFRRVPALQRASRGWIFGMAEARFLTFTNERAGRLAEGLALKHLEAQVADPELRAKLTPDYRLGCKRILISDDYYPAIQQPNVELVTEPIREVRGTEVVTADGAARPFDVLIAGTGFNATQPPMARLIHGRRGVSLADTWSDHLEALRGTTVAGFPNLFLLVGPNTALGHNSIVYIIESQIAYVLQALDYLDRHDLGALEARPEAQAAYSDALQAELRESVWVQGGCTSYYLDAAGRNSTLWPRRAAAFRRALRRFDPGEYAVRLSPIRPTPLTRREGAA
- a CDS encoding SDR family NAD(P)-dependent oxidoreductase — translated: MTPYVFAGGVAVLTGAAGGIGQALAHGLAARGSHLALIDRDGPGLERVAAAIRAQHPALRVTAHPFDLAHTGGIPALADEVLRAHGRVTLLVNNAGVALGGTFEQVTPEQFDQVLAINFGATVALCRAMLPALRSSLGGQIVNLSSLYGIIGPPGQAAYSASKFAVRGFSEALRHELAGQGIGVTVVHPGGVRTGIARHAEVAPGASPAETEAGRRAQERLLRMPPEQAAETILRATGRRAPRVLVGNDARAVDLLARLRPGDYWGVLGRLFRG
- a CDS encoding HD-GYP domain-containing protein, with amino-acid sequence MPLCPTASLSTPRPHPTAPPRPPLERPDWRCRAYQGVVERAIGWPPTAHSGRVACLAGAVAHDLGLAPARVREAYLAGLLHDSGKLLISGRVRRKVGALDPHEWRQMQRHPVYSAGLSRLVPGLPFTVWQAVRHHHERLDGSGYPGGLAGDAVPLLARILAACDVYDALSSPRAYKDAWTSGAVWDELTAQSGRHFDPEVLAALRRCVPEGTALQA
- a CDS encoding roadblock/LC7 domain-containing protein — translated: MTAILSKQDRLNASLTNLRTSMPELRGALIATVDGLPIAQAMSDGTDANRVAAMAATALGLGKRINDTLGSGQLTDMSVSGATGQVYIYAAGTKGVLAVVTPPGMNLGLLHMEARDTAQDVASIL